CGAGGATGAGCCACAGGCCATCAGCGACTTGCGCAAGGCCGTGCGCCAGCGCGAACAAAAGTGCGTGGAAGCCCTGCTCAGGCTGTTCGGCTTCCGCCCCCAGGACGCCGCCGCCAGCGATTTGCCGCTGCTGGACGGCCGCTGGGGCGACGACCTGTTCAACCCCGAAACCCTCAAGCAACTCGGGGTGCGCGTGGGTGGCGGGATCGCTGCGGGCGCGGCGGCCGGGGCCGGTGTCGACCTGCTGGTCGGCGGCCTGACCCTGGGCGCTGCCGCGCTGGCCGGCGCGATCGCCGGCGGTGCCCTGCAAACCGCGCGCAGCTATGGCAGCCGCCTGATGGGCAAGATCAAAGGTCAGCGCGAACTGACCGTGGACGACAGCGTGCTGCGCCTGCTCGCCCTGCGCCAACGCCAGTTGCTCAAGGCCTTGAACCTGCGCGGGCATGCGGCGATGCACAGCATCAAGGTCGACACGCCCCAGGACAAGACCTGGCGCGAAGGCAAACTGCCAGACGCGCTGAACAAGGCGCGTGCCTATCCGCAATGGTCGTCCCTCAACCCGCACCCCAAGTTGAGCCAAGCCGAGCGCCAGGAGCAAGTCGAGGCGCTGGCTCAGCGCCTGGACGACGCCTGATCGGCCAGTAGCTGCAGGGCCTTGGCCTTGAGCATTTCAAGGTCGAGCAACGACACGTGCAGGTCTTTGGCCTGCTCATCCCAGTGACGCAGGCGCAGGCTGATGTCACAAAGCGGGTGCTGCTCGAAGGCCTGCGCCTCCTGCGCGCTCATCACGCCCCCCTGGTACTCCAGCGTACGTCGGCTGGCCTCGCTCAACCGGGCGTAATAGTCCGGCTGGGCGAAGGTGAGGTAACGCTTGGCCTGCACGTGGTACTCCACCAACGTCGCCATGCGTTCGCCAAAGCCGGCACGACGCAGGTAATCGGCGCCCAGCCGCTCGTGACTGACCACGCCATAACCGCCCATGTTCGCTTCGCCCTGGCCACACAGGTGGCCGATATCGTGGAAAAACGCCGCCAACACCACTTCATCGTAAAAGCCTTCGGCCATCGCCTGCTGCGCGGCCTGGGACATGTGCTCGATCTGCGACACCGGCTCGCCGATGTAATCCGCCGTGCCATGCCGCTCGTACAGGCCGAACACCTCGGCCACCACCCGCTCGCGACTCATGACGCCGGCCCCCATAATGCCGTGATGTTTCCCTCGGCCATCGCCGGCCCCACGCTCATGCCCACGCCGGTGTGCATCAGCGCAATACTCATCCCCGCAGCCACCTGCACAAACGAAAACGGCCCGGGCCCACGTGAGCCATACACGCCCTGCCAACGCTCGACCACCTGGATCTGGCAGCTCAGGGTCTGCTCGGCCAGGTGGATCAGCCAGTCGTCGACCTGCTCGGCATTGAATGGCGAGGCATCGCTGCCGTAGTCGTGGGAGTCGCCGATGATCAAGTCGCCGTGGGGCGTAGGGCTGATCAGCAGGTGAATGCCGTGGGCATGCAGGTGCGGTGCTTCGCGCAGGATCTGCGCCTGTACCGGTGCGGCTTGCGGCAGGTCGGCAAACGCGCCGTAGTGCACGCAACTCAGACCCGTCAGCAACGCGTGTTGCAGGTTCAGCGCCCGTGCGGGCCGCGCACGCAGCATCTGCAGGCGGCAGATCTGCGGGTTGAGCGGGGCAATCGATTCGGCCAGCAGGGTCTGGTAGTCGTGTCCGGAGCAGACGAGGATCTGCTCAGCGCGAAAGCTGCCCGCCGTGCTGTGCAACCGGCCTGGTTCGACGTCGCGCACCAGGGTGGAAAAATGAAACTCCACGCCCAGATCCTGGGCCAGGTAATTGATCAGCGCCGGGATCGCTTCTCGCGAATACAGTTGCTGATCGTCCTTGCCATGCAGCGCGGCACGGTGATGGCGGAACTGGCCGCCGTACAGGTCGTTCAAGGCTGCGCCTTGCAGCAGCTCGACGTTGTAGCCGTGCTCGCGGGCACGCCCGGCGCAGAAGGCTTCGAGCAGGTGCTCTTCGGCTTCGGTACGGGCGAACAGGTAGGAGCCATTGCGCTTGAGCTCAAGGCCGGCGACCTGCGCCCAGTGCCCCCAGATATCGCGGCTTTGCCGTGCCAGGTCGAGCATCGGCCCCGGCGGTTGCCCGGTGACCAGCGCCTGGCCGAAGTTGCGCACCGAGGCGCCCAGCGGGGTGGCGCTGCGCTCGAAGACCTTGACCTTCAGCCCGCGCCTGGCGGCGGCGTAGGCGTGGGAGAGGCCGAGGATGCCCGCGCCGATGATCAGCAGATCGGTGTGGTGTGTCATTTGGTGATGTCCTGTTTTCGAGGCCTTATCGGGGCAAGCCCCCTCCCACATTTGACTGTGTTCGCTATCAAATTGTGGGAGGGGGCTTGCCCCCGATAAGGCCATCAGCACTAACGAAAAGCCTACTGACCCGCCACCTTCTCCGACTTGCCGTCATAGCGCTTGCGCCATTCAGTCAGGATGCTGTCGCGGTTCTTCGACGCCCAGGCAAAGTCGTTCTTGATCAGCCGTTGCTCATAATCGGCGGGCAATTCGGTCTGCGGCTTGGCAATCCCTGGCTGGGCCAGCACTGCGAAGTTGTCCTTGTACAGTTCTATCGCCGCCGGGCTGGCGGAGAAGTCCGCAAGTTTTCTGGCGGCATCAGCGTGGCTTGTGCCCTTGATCACCGCCGTGGCTTCGATGTCCCAGCCCAGGCCTTCCTTGGGCAGGATGATGTCCAGCGGAGCCCCTTGGCGCTTCAACTGTACGGCTGGATATTCAAACGAAATACCAATCGGAAACTCCCCGGACGCCGCCAGCTTGCACGGCTTGGAGCCGGAGTGAACGTACTGCCCGATGTTCTGGTGCAGGTCGTCCATGTACTGCCAGCCCTGTTTCTCGCCAAAGGTTTGCAACCAGGCGCTCACGTCCAGAAAGCCGGTGCCCGAGGACGCCGGGTTGGGCATGACGATCTTGCCTTTGTACTCGGGCTTGGTCAGGTCCTGCCAACTCACCGGTTTGCTCAGGCCCTGTTTCTCGGCTTCGACGGTGTTGAAGCAAATGGTCGCGGCCCACACGTCCATGCCGACCCAGGCCGGTGGGTTGGCGGCGTCGCGGTAGTTCTTGCCGATTTTGTCCAGGTCTTTCGGGGCATAGCTGTCGAGCATGCCTTGTTGATCGAGAATCGCCAGGCTGGAGGCGGCCAGGCCCCACACCACATCGGCCTGCGGGCGGTCTTTTTCGGCCAGCAGCTTGGCGGTGATGATGCCGGTAGAGTCGCGCACCCACTTGATTTCGACGTCCGGGTTGGCCTGCTCGAAGGCCTTTTTGTAGGTTTTCAATTGCTCGGCTTCGAGGGCCGTGTACACAGTCAGTTCGGTTTTGGCGAAGGCATTCAGGCTGAATGCAGTGAGTACGGCAGCGACCAGCGCCAGTGGCTTGAACATCGAATACCTCCTTTGAAGAGTCATTGCCCGGGCGCGGTCTGGCGCCAGGCTTGGGAGCGGCGCAAGGCGCCACGTGAAGCCCACGCCAGCAACAGCGAGACGCTGCCTGAGGTGAACAGAATCAGGGTCGACATGGCCGCCGCGCCGCCCACATTGCCGGCGTCGTCCATGTTCAACACGGCGACGGCGGCGAGGATGGTGTCGGGGCTGTAGAGGAAGATCGCGGCGGAGACGGTGGTCATGGCCGACATGAACAGGTACCGCAGGATGTCCAGCAGCGCGGGCAGGCAGATCGGCACCGTCACTTTCAAATAATGGCGGTAGAGCGGCGCCTTGAGAGACAACGCGGCGGCTTCGAACTCGACGTCCAGCTGGCGCAGCGCGGTGGTGGCGGTCATTTGCGCAGTGGTCAAATAATGCGCAATGGTGCACACCACCAATAGCGCCATGCTGCCGTAGAACACGTGCAGCGGGTTGCCGCTGAGGTTGAAAAAGAACACGTAGCCCAGGCCCAACACCAGGCCCGGTACGGCCATCGGCACAAAACTGAGCAGGCGCAGGGCCAGGTTCAGGCCCTGTTGACCCCTGGTTTTCTCCATCAGGTAGGCGCCGGTGAAGATCAGCACACTGCCAATAAGCGCCGTGCACAGCGCCAGGGTCAGGCTGTTGCGGTAGGCCAGCCAGCCGCCGCCGGCGGTGTCTTCGAACTGGTAGTGGCTCAACGACAGCGACAGGTTGTAGGGCCAGAATTTGACCAGCGAGGAGTACACCGCCATGCCGAACACCAACAGCAGTGCCGCGCAGATCAGCAGCACGACCGCCAGGTAGCAGCCGTCCCTTGAACGCGACGGCAGCGGCTGGAACACCTGGGCGCGACCGCTCATGGCATCACCCTGACGGCGCCGCAACCATGCATCCACGCCAAAGCTGAACAGCGCCGGCAACAGCAGCACCATGCCGATCAAGGCGCCACGGCCGAACTGTTGCTGGCCGACCACCGCCTTGTAGGCCTCCAGGGCCAGCACCTGATAGTCCCCACCGACCACCACGGGCACGCCGAAGTCGGTGATGGTCAGGGTAAACACCAGGCAAAACGCGGCGAAC
This region of Pseudomonas sp. MUP55 genomic DNA includes:
- a CDS encoding TIGR03364 family FAD-dependent oxidoreductase translates to MTHHTDLLIIGAGILGLSHAYAAARRGLKVKVFERSATPLGASVRNFGQALVTGQPPGPMLDLARQSRDIWGHWAQVAGLELKRNGSYLFARTEAEEHLLEAFCAGRAREHGYNVELLQGAALNDLYGGQFRHHRAALHGKDDQQLYSREAIPALINYLAQDLGVEFHFSTLVRDVEPGRLHSTAGSFRAEQILVCSGHDYQTLLAESIAPLNPQICRLQMLRARPARALNLQHALLTGLSCVHYGAFADLPQAAPVQAQILREAPHLHAHGIHLLISPTPHGDLIIGDSHDYGSDASPFNAEQVDDWLIHLAEQTLSCQIQVVERWQGVYGSRGPGPFSFVQVAAGMSIALMHTGVGMSVGPAMAEGNITALWGPAS
- a CDS encoding putative 2-aminoethylphosphonate ABC transporter permease subunit, with the translated sequence MAVDSALTLPRTPSRAEMGDRLFVVGGKVLWLGLLVVAVLLPLLAIFWRGFSSEAGQGGGLVAARELLTSANFHWLLGNSLKVSLSVAVIVVPLAYLFAYALQRTLIAGKVIWRGVSLLPLMAPSMLPGIALVYLFGNQGLLRGLLSDNIYGFWGIVLGEVIYTFPHALMILLSALSLADARLFDAASSMGASPARAFRSITWPATRQAVFAAFCLVFTLTITDFGVPVVVGGDYQVLALEAYKAVVGQQQFGRGALIGMVLLLPALFSFGVDAWLRRRQGDAMSGRAQVFQPLPSRSRDGCYLAVVLLICAALLLVFGMAVYSSLVKFWPYNLSLSLSHYQFEDTAGGGWLAYRNSLTLALCTALIGSVLIFTGAYLMEKTRGQQGLNLALRLLSFVPMAVPGLVLGLGYVFFFNLSGNPLHVFYGSMALLVVCTIAHYLTTAQMTATTALRQLDVEFEAAALSLKAPLYRHYLKVTVPICLPALLDILRYLFMSAMTTVSAAIFLYSPDTILAAVAVLNMDDAGNVGGAAAMSTLILFTSGSVSLLLAWASRGALRRSQAWRQTAPGQ
- a CDS encoding putative 2-aminoethylphosphonate ABC transporter substrate-binding protein: MFKPLALVAAVLTAFSLNAFAKTELTVYTALEAEQLKTYKKAFEQANPDVEIKWVRDSTGIITAKLLAEKDRPQADVVWGLAASSLAILDQQGMLDSYAPKDLDKIGKNYRDAANPPAWVGMDVWAATICFNTVEAEKQGLSKPVSWQDLTKPEYKGKIVMPNPASSGTGFLDVSAWLQTFGEKQGWQYMDDLHQNIGQYVHSGSKPCKLAASGEFPIGISFEYPAVQLKRQGAPLDIILPKEGLGWDIEATAVIKGTSHADAARKLADFSASPAAIELYKDNFAVLAQPGIAKPQTELPADYEQRLIKNDFAWASKNRDSILTEWRKRYDGKSEKVAGQ
- a CDS encoding phosphonate degradation HD-domain oxygenase, which produces MSRERVVAEVFGLYERHGTADYIGEPVSQIEHMSQAAQQAMAEGFYDEVVLAAFFHDIGHLCGQGEANMGGYGVVSHERLGADYLRRAGFGERMATLVEYHVQAKRYLTFAQPDYYARLSEASRRTLEYQGGVMSAQEAQAFEQHPLCDISLRLRHWDEQAKDLHVSLLDLEMLKAKALQLLADQASSRR